CTGCCTCGTCTTCTGCCGTGCCCGATTCCAGTCGCTTCTGGTAGTCCTCGGGGTGGGCCATCTTTTCCCATTCCTCCAGCAGGCTCGAGTCGGTGCGGCGTATCATGTCGCCGAGGTAGTCTTCCATCTCGTGGAGTTCGTCATTCTTGTAGCCGTCGGGCACCGTCTGGCTCAAAACCTTATATACATAGTTGAGGTGCCGGAGCAAAATCGCTTCCATGCGCTGCAGGCCGTACTGCTTCACGTAGCCGCTGAAGGTGCTGAAGTTCTCGAACATCTCGCGCACGATGCTCTTGGGTTCCACGTTCACGTCGACCCACGGGTGCTGTTCCGCAAACTCGTTGTACGTGCCGTAGATAAACTCGCGGAGCGGCTTGGGGTACTCGACCTTCTCGATTTCTTCCATGCGCTGGTTGTATTCCATGCCCTGCGCCTTGAGTTCGTCGAGCCTTGCCGTGCGGGCCTTGTTCTGCTGGATGCGCAGAATCGCCTCCGGGTTCTCTACGATGCTTTCGCACAACGTAATTACGTCGAGTGCGTATTCCGGGCTTTCGCTGTCCAGTTTCGGGAGCGTATCTACCAGGTAGAGCGAGAGCGGCTGGTTCATCGCGAAGTCGTCCTGCAGGTCCATGTTCACGCGCAGGTGGCTGTAGCCTTCGGCTACGGGCTTCACGAACTCCACGATGTTCTTTTCCACCAGGCTTCGGAAAAGCTGGAAGGAGCGGTGCTGTAACTGCTTCTTGCTCGCTGCACTCTCGTGGCAGTCCTTGATGAGCGTGCGCATCGCCTTGCAGCCGTCGGTCTCGCGGCTCAGAATGTTCAGGAGCATCCCGTGATCTACTCGGAAGCTCGAGGTGAGTGGTTCGGGCTGCGCATCAATCAGGCGTCTGTATGTGCTCTCATCAAAGGGGACGTAGCCGTGCTCGGGCGGTTTGCGCTTCTGGAACTTCTTCCCTGTCTGGCGGCTCTTCGCCTCGAGTTTCAGGTTCTCGATTACGTGCTCGGGAGCCTGCGCCACCACGTATCCGATGTTGTCGAATCCCTTGCGCCCTGCGCGGCCCGCAATCTGGTGGAAGTCGCGCGCGGTTAATATCGCGGTCTTGTCGCCGCTGTACTTGCAGAGCTGCGTGAAGAGTACCGTGCGGATGGGGACGTTCACGCCCACGCCGAGCGTGTCGGTACCGCAGATGACTTTCAGTAAGCCTTGCTGTGCGAGCTTTTCGCAGAGGATGCGGTACTTGGGCAAAAGACCTGCGTGGTGCAGGCCAATCCCTTGCTTGAGCCAGCGCTTGACATCGGGGCCGTACGGGCTAGAGAACCGCACTTCCTTGATGGCTTCGTTTATCTTGACCTTCTCTTCCTTGGTGCAGAGGTCGAGACTCATGAAGTTCTGCGCGTTGCTTGCCGCAGCCGCCTGAGTAAAGTGAACTACATATACGGGCGCCTTGCCCTCGTTCACGAGCTTCTGCACTTCGGTCGAAATTTCGGTGGTGCTGTAGCTGAAATCGAGCGGGACGGGCCTCTGCGAGGAACGGACGGTGACCGACTGCCTGCCGGTATGCTTCGTCATCTCGCATTCAAAAAATTCAGTTGCGCCGACGGTCGCGCTCATCAGGAGGAATCGAGATTGCGGGAGCGTCAAGAGCGGTATTTGCCAGGCGACTCCGCGTTCGCGGTCGGAATAGTAGTGGAATTCGTCCATCACTATATCGGTAATCGTGAGTTTCTCGCCTTCGCAGAGCGCCATGTTGCTTAAAATTTCTGCGGTGCAGCACAGGATGGGGGCGTCGCGGTTCACGGTCGCATCACCGGTAGAAAGCCCCACGTTCTCGGGCCCGAATTCCTTGCAGAGTGCCATCCACTTCTCGTTCACGAGCGCCTTGATGGGGCAGGTGTACACGCTCTTGCGGCCATGCGCGATGCTGTCGAAATGGAGCGCGAGTGCGACCATCGACTTGCCCGAACCTGTGGGCGTGTTCAGGATAACGTTCTTTCCGTCCAGAAGTTCGAGGATGGCCTCTTCCTGCGCGGGGTAGAGCGTTGTCCCGCTGGACTGCGCCCATTCCATGAATGCTTCCAGGATGTCCTCGGAAGCGGGCGCAGAGAGGCCTCCTGCCGGGTTTGCGGTGAATCTTGCAATGAAATCCTTGAGTGTGGCCTTGTTTTGCTCTGCCATAATGCGCAAAGATAGTTCTTTTGTCCCGACTGTAATTTTAAGATTTCTATTATTTTGAAAAAATAAAAGGAACCTAGCATGAAAGGAATCGTTCTCGCCGGGGGCTCCGGCACAAGGCTCTACCCGCTGACCATGGTCACCAGCAAGCAGCTCTTGCCGGTCTACGACAAGCCCATGATCTACTACCCCCTTTCGACCTTGATGCTCGCGGGCATCCGCGAAATCCTCATCATCTCGACGCCGACGGACTTGCCGAACTTTGAACGCCTTCTGGGCGACGGTTCCGCGATGGGCCTCAAGCTCAGTTACAAGGTGCAGCCGAGCCCTGATGGCCTGGCACAGGCGTTTATCCTGGGCGAGGAATTTATCGGTAACGACTGCTGCGCGATGGTGCTGGGCGACAACATCTTCTACGGCAACGGCTTCAGCCCGCTTTTGAAGGCCGCGGTGAAGAACGCCGAGGAGAACGGCCGCGCGAGCGTGTTCGGTTATTACGTGGAAGACCCGGAACGTTTTGGCGTGGTGGAATTCGACGACAACGGCAAGGTGATTTCTGTGGAAGAGAAGCCGAAGGAACCCAAGAGCAACTACGCGATTACGGGTCTCTACTTCTACGACAACCGCGTGAGCGGATTTGCGAAGGCCCAGAAGCCGAGCGCCCGCGGGGAACTCGAGATTACCGACTTGAACAAGACGTACCTCGACAGGGGAGAACTTGACGTGAAACTCCTGGGCCGTGGCTTTGCCTGGCTCGATACCGGCACGATGGACAGCCTGATTGAAGCGGGCGAGTTCGTGAAGATGATCGAGAACCGCCAGGGCATCCAGATTTCCGCAGTGGAAGAGATTGCCTACGTGAACGGCTGGATCAGCAAAGAAAAACTGCTCGAGTCTGCCGCCAAGTACGGGAAATCCCCCTACGGTCAGCACCTGCGCAAGGTCGCCGAAGGGAAAATTAGGTATTAGGAGTAGCAATATGAAAAAGAAATTTGGCTTGATTCTTGTTGCGGTTGCGATGTGCGCGTTTACCGCCTGCAGCCAGGAAAGCGCTCAGTCCAAGACGGGCGAGAAGGGCGCGCAGCCCGAGGCGGCGGCCCCGCAGGCATCTTCGAAATCGCTTGTCGTTTATTACTCGCAGACGGGTGCCACCAAGAAACTCGCGGAAATTTTCCAGAAGGCAAAGAACGCGGACGTGTTCGAGATTGCGACGGTGACGCCGTACCCCTCGACATACGACAGCACGATAGCCGCAGTGGGCGCCCAGCGTGAAAGCAAACAGTGGCCCGCACTCGTGAACGCAAAGGCCGACCTTGCGAAATACGATACGGTGTATCTCGGATACCCGATCATGTTCGGGAGTTTCGCCCCGCCGGTCTATACCTTCCTCGACTCGAACGACCTTTCGGGCAAGGTGGTGGTGCCGTTCTGTACCTACGGGAGCGGCGGCCGCAAGGCATCTGCCGCAGAACTCAAGACGCTCGAGCCGAACGCGAACGTGACGCTTGCCTACGGGATTTCGAACAAGCGAATAACCGCGGAAAACGGTGCGGAAGTTGCTGCTAAGGAAGTCGAAGGTTTCTTCGCGGACCTTGCTACCGGCAAGACGGACGAGATGCTCATGGGCGGCTTTACCGACCAGAGGGCGCTTACTGCGGAAGATTCTGCGGTGTTTGCCGTCGCGACGAAGGATTACGCCTACTTGAAACTTGCTCCGTTGAGCGTTGCCACGCAGGTCGTCGCGGGTACGAACTACCTGTTCGTGTGCACGACAAGCGGGTTCAACCGCCCGCCGACCGAGACGATGGTGAAAATATTCAAGCCGCTCCCGGGCCGTGGCGAACCTGAACTCATCGTCATGGAAAAGTAGCCGACGCTATCGCTTGACGTAACTAAAAAAAATTAAGAACTAGGATTTAGATTCCTAGCTCTTTTTTTTTAATAAATTAGGTCGAAACAAGAAACGAGCAGAGTGAGGTCCTTACCTAAGTTTTGTTACGGAAACAAGTTTCCGACAAAACTTGGTAACGACATCCTTCGACGAACGGTTGGACAAGCCAACCTCCAGCGCTGAAGCGCAGAGTCTCAGTAGCCGCAGGACCGAAACTATGCGAAGTTTATTGCGAGACCCGCGCAGCTAGTTCTTCGGGCGTGCGCGCAAGAATATCCCAGTCGCCGCGCTTGATTATCTTGTATGCATAACCCTGTTCGGTGAGGAACAGTTGGCGGTTCATGGCGAATTCCTGTTCCTTGGAATCCTGCGTTACGATGCTGTAGAAGTGCGCCGCACCGCCGTCGCTCTTGGGGCGCAACACGCGGCCCAGTCGCTGGGCTTCTTCCTGGCGGCTTCCGAACGTTCCCGAAACCTGGATGAGCACGTTCGCGTCGGGCAGGTCGATGGCGAAGTTGCCGACCTTTGAGACCATCAGGTTCTTCTGGCTACCGTCGCGGAAGGCGGCGTACAGGCGTTCGCGTTCCTTGTTCGGAGTCTTGCCTGTGATGAGCGGGATCTGCAGGTCTTCGGAGAGGGCCTCGAGCTGGTCGATGTACTGGCCGATAATCAGCACGCGGTCGTCGGGCTTGTCGAAATGCTTGAGCAGGCGCTCCACGATGTCCGTCTTTTCGGGGTTCGTCGAGGCGAGCGTAATCTTCTCGCGGATGGGCGCGAGGGCGTATTTCATCTTGAGTTCCGCTTCCATCGGGATACGAATCTCGTTACAGTCGGCAGTGGCAATCCAGCCCTGCGCTTCCAGGATGCGCCACGGGATGTCGTACTTCTTGGGGCCGATAAGGCTGAAGACCTCCGTTTCCTTGTGGTCTTCGCGCACGAGCGTCGCTGTAAGGCCAAGACGGCGGGTCGCCTGCATTTCGGTACTCAGGCGGAACACCGGGGCGGGGAGCAGGTGCACCTCGTCGTAAATCATGAGGCCCCACTTCTGCTGGCTGAACAGCGGGAAGTTTGCGAGTTCCTTTTTCACTTCCTCGTCGCTCATTTCGAGTTCTTCGGTTGCGTTCGCGTTCTCGTCCTTCTTGACGCGCTTCCTCTGGGTCAGAATCTGGTAGGTCGCGACGGTTACCGGGCCGATTTCCTTGACTTCGCCGGAGTATTCCTTTACCATGTCTATGGTGAGGTCAGTCTTGTCGCAGATTTCGCGGATCCACTGGCGGCTTGCCGAAATGTTCGGTGTCAGGATGAGGGTTTTAGTTTGTACCAAAGCCATCGTGGCAAGGCCAATCACCGTCTTGCCCGAACCGCAAGGCAGCACGATTACGCCCGAACCGCCTTTCTCGGAACCGCTCGCATAGAAAATCTGTGCAGCTTCTTTCTGGTAGTCACGGAGGTTGAATTCCTTTCCGCCGAGGGTAGTCTTGCGCAGGTGGATGGGGAGCGGGTCGCCCACGGTGTAACCCGCGAGGTCCTCGACCGGGAATCCGGCGTTGGTGAGCGCCATCTTGATGTGG
This is a stretch of genomic DNA from Fibrobacter sp. UWR3. It encodes these proteins:
- the rfbA gene encoding glucose-1-phosphate thymidylyltransferase RfbA; protein product: MKGIVLAGGSGTRLYPLTMVTSKQLLPVYDKPMIYYPLSTLMLAGIREILIISTPTDLPNFERLLGDGSAMGLKLSYKVQPSPDGLAQAFILGEEFIGNDCCAMVLGDNIFYGNGFSPLLKAAVKNAEENGRASVFGYYVEDPERFGVVEFDDNGKVISVEEKPKEPKSNYAITGLYFYDNRVSGFAKAQKPSARGELEITDLNKTYLDRGELDVKLLGRGFAWLDTGTMDSLIEAGEFVKMIENRQGIQISAVEEIAYVNGWISKEKLLESAAKYGKSPYGQHLRKVAEGKIRY
- a CDS encoding flavodoxin; the encoded protein is MKKKFGLILVAVAMCAFTACSQESAQSKTGEKGAQPEAAAPQASSKSLVVYYSQTGATKKLAEIFQKAKNADVFEIATVTPYPSTYDSTIAAVGAQRESKQWPALVNAKADLAKYDTVYLGYPIMFGSFAPPVYTFLDSNDLSGKVVVPFCTYGSGGRKASAAELKTLEPNANVTLAYGISNKRITAENGAEVAAKEVEGFFADLATGKTDEMLMGGFTDQRALTAEDSAVFAVATKDYAYLKLAPLSVATQVVAGTNYLFVCTTSGFNRPPTETMVKIFKPLPGRGEPELIVMEK
- a CDS encoding DNA repair helicase XPB, coding for MNPNGAIIVQSNLEIMVEVDSPSYEAARDAIAPFTELVKSPEHLHTYKISHLSLWNAAATGLRAPDVLERLESQSRYPIPQSVITEIEDYMARYGLLRLKMDDCGNLIMESDDKIMFVEICKLPEVAEYVKEFIDDTHAIMDGERRGHIKMALTNAGFPVEDLAGYTVGDPLPIHLRKTTLGGKEFNLRDYQKEAAQIFYASGSEKGGSGVIVLPCGSGKTVIGLATMALVQTKTLILTPNISASRQWIREICDKTDLTIDMVKEYSGEVKEIGPVTVATYQILTQRKRVKKDENANATEELEMSDEEVKKELANFPLFSQQKWGLMIYDEVHLLPAPVFRLSTEMQATRRLGLTATLVREDHKETEVFSLIGPKKYDIPWRILEAQGWIATADCNEIRIPMEAELKMKYALAPIREKITLASTNPEKTDIVERLLKHFDKPDDRVLIIGQYIDQLEALSEDLQIPLITGKTPNKERERLYAAFRDGSQKNLMVSKVGNFAIDLPDANVLIQVSGTFGSRQEEAQRLGRVLRPKSDGGAAHFYSIVTQDSKEQEFAMNRQLFLTEQGYAYKIIKRGDWDILARTPEELAARVSQ
- a CDS encoding RNA helicase → MAEQNKATLKDFIARFTANPAGGLSAPASEDILEAFMEWAQSSGTTLYPAQEEAILELLDGKNVILNTPTGSGKSMVALALHFDSIAHGRKSVYTCPIKALVNEKWMALCKEFGPENVGLSTGDATVNRDAPILCCTAEILSNMALCEGEKLTITDIVMDEFHYYSDRERGVAWQIPLLTLPQSRFLLMSATVGATEFFECEMTKHTGRQSVTVRSSQRPVPLDFSYSTTEISTEVQKLVNEGKAPVYVVHFTQAAAASNAQNFMSLDLCTKEEKVKINEAIKEVRFSSPYGPDVKRWLKQGIGLHHAGLLPKYRILCEKLAQQGLLKVICGTDTLGVGVNVPIRTVLFTQLCKYSGDKTAILTARDFHQIAGRAGRKGFDNIGYVVAQAPEHVIENLKLEAKSRQTGKKFQKRKPPEHGYVPFDESTYRRLIDAQPEPLTSSFRVDHGMLLNILSRETDGCKAMRTLIKDCHESAASKKQLQHRSFQLFRSLVEKNIVEFVKPVAEGYSHLRVNMDLQDDFAMNQPLSLYLVDTLPKLDSESPEYALDVITLCESIVENPEAILRIQQNKARTARLDELKAQGMEYNQRMEEIEKVEYPKPLREFIYGTYNEFAEQHPWVDVNVEPKSIVREMFENFSTFSGYVKQYGLQRMEAILLRHLNYVYKVLSQTVPDGYKNDELHEMEDYLGDMIRRTDSSLLEEWEKMAHPEDYQKRLESGTAEDEAEKAFGADKAAADITYDKKRFLGMVRQRIFQIMGNLAKQDFAAVLDSLADDLEEGQMLVDGEGKPWTENTLTEIMAAYTAEHHKFRLDVEGRALAHTIVSYEGDVMHIQQMLQDEEEFNDWSIDFEINLADSREAGIPLLKMLRIGEA